Sequence from the Argentina anserina chromosome 7, drPotAnse1.1, whole genome shotgun sequence genome:
tcatacgagcttaAAAAGCTTACTGGATTCGTTGTTTAcaacccggtgcaccaatccatGATGTAAGGTTATATGTGCAGATGGAGTTTTTAGGTTCGCAACAGATGAGATTATAGAAGTTGAGTTAGCGGTAGGAGTTATGTAATTCCAGGACTATTTTCGTAGTAAGCCTCTTAGGAGTGTTTTTATTTAGCTGCTGCTCAAATTGTGTACCACAACGTAAGTGTAATTATTAAATTTGTTTTGAGTAGTCATGTTtctgaatttgaatttttattatttaaaattcGGGGCGTTACAAATTATGTGAGATAGAAATATAATGTTGGAAAGTTGATCAATATGGCTAATATTTTGTATATGAACTTCGTCTCTCTTCGTGAGAATTAACttgatcaaatatatatttttgttcatGTTTCGACTTTGATCCCCTTAATAAACTCAAACTTATCCTTATAATTGTAACTTCATCAATTAGTTTATTCACATAACAATCCCATGAAGATTTATGAGGCCGTAAAATTAGAAAACCAACTGTTGGATGGTAAGATTGGCATGTATTATGATATTTGTAAATATTTCAGATGaaattaattttatatatattttgactTTGGTTTTGCATGTCAAATTCTCATAAAACACTCAAATGAGACATAAAACACAAAATGTGATCGTTGAATTATGATATTGtcctaatttatatttatatttaaaattcaAGTAAAATTTTTCATCCTTTTAACTTTTAACCTTAACtagaaattaataatttgaagAGCTAATTAACCATATGTAATAATAAGTGGTCATGTCCATTTTGTAGAGCAACACACTTAAGTTAATACATGAGATCCTAAATAACAAATGACGAAATTGTACGGGTTTCCAAATTGATTTTGTATAAAAAGTACGATCGTTAATCTTACTACAAGTAAAAGTTGTGTCGTTAAAATTACGtttaattttttcttcatcataCACTTCAATCCATGAAGTTAAGTTTAATTGTCCTAGAACCCAAAATTCATTATCCAAAAGGAGTTCAATGATATATTATGGTTTTATAAGAACATCAAAGCTAAGATCTTCATAGTTAGTAGAACTAATAAATTAggataaaaatattaaataagtTAACGGCgctttaaaattttaattcaactcatttcaatttttaaatctttaaagtttttgtgtttaaattaacaaataaatatacaaatgtcattaaaaagaataaagaaaaacatattaaaatcGGTAGCTTTTACGAAATATAGtacattattatttaatttattttggtgTAGCCAAGACGAGGAGAGGGAGAAAATTTTacaattttgttttcctttctaTTTGTCTTTTGCACAAGTTAGGCCCATTTGTATTTCACGTTAGTCCGTTTGAATTAATGAGTCACGTGAGATGTATGCGCCAATGTGCACACTCTTAGGTGCACCGAAGACACTCTCACATATGGCTCGTCAACAGACCGGGTTGGACTGaaccttaataaatttaaataagtgacgggtttggtattttcacaaatatgaagatctaAACCCGCCAACCTAAAATGGgtcttgcgggcttttacgagccgggccttgcgggattgtattagaaaaaaaaaacataatactctaatttaagggtttgaaataaaaaaatttattagaaaacattctaaaaaacagtcaaaaataaattctagtttcgaaatattgtcgatcgacaccattagatgtgatcgatatatatatttagggaccctgtaaaaatttcatcagttttgaacatggtttgaccgtctgtacctacggttaacaaacaaaaaagacgttttgacataataaaactccATTGACCGGAGTTTTGCTAAATGAGTTTTGTCGTTGCGATCACGCACGAtcggtaacaaaaattaggtgatttcaaatatgtaaacaactttctgcattcgcatcttggtaatggatcccctgatagagcgttaattaaaacgtctataataaaccctgtaaaacatcatcgttagtatagaataagtaaggatcgttcagtccggggaattaaaaggaactctaaacttttagtgttaacaaataattatgGGTtttagattgattattaactactaatgaaaataaatcttaaattgatatttacatgattgacttctctttaacaaacttaaactaaatttaccattacaccacataattacaagttcgaacctatcatgcattctaattcgaccaattaaaTACTTTTTaaacaccaatacaattaggccttaggggatcatctaatcatgcaagatctcaattaacatttagattgacttagggcctaatctaaatttgcatgcaattgaattcaataacacttagagtagaaatcaaacaagattacatttaaacaccaaatatttGTTAGAGACATGTTttatgtatggcgtcacccaccatggtttcacatgaaaatttccagaatttttaacACTTTTAATTAAcataaaccgaacctacttaggacatgattcgatttgtgtcaatatagtTGATCAAtttagcactcaaacacaatcttagggactgcatccaagcactaaattcatatgcacatatctgaaaattatctaaaagtatgagaaagatgattagaacacaacaataaaaatacaaactcaataattataggaaaccatcaattcagcaaagaaccaaaaatcaaataaaacaatctgaaaattttaattcttaatacaaaacaataatctcacacaaacatcttactacaatcttcatagacaaagtattgtagaaaatcaaaaactaaCAAAGCCATGAAGAtaagttgcgagaatcacacgttatATGAACCTTaaaggtgtgtcttcaatcgTGAtttttcggtggagatggaatttgtatagAGGGGGAACGACGTGCTGTTTTTGGTGAAGAATGTTTAAGGTAGTATTTtgctagagttttggctcttaaatgcaaatgagaagtgatattatttgagaggtgaaaccatgtatatatagagggaaAATGGAGGGTAGTTGCCTCTTTCTTcatattataatgtcatgttttaatcccttaaatcatgtcatgttttatttcctaaatcatgtcatgttttatgcctttaatgatcatctttatttaattgttgcatgacttggctccatctttttttctttaattatctcttcaatccaatctgaaaataagaaaataaaatcatgagTAAGAGATAAGTAGTTTTGAAACCTAACAAGAATttctactcaaactaggactctaaaccaattatgcgtttttaactcatgtaagcacaaaaatgcatccaatacctccaaagactcttactacgactcaatgactcaatagtacaacaataagggctaagcaaagtacaaattgaggtaaacacatgttaagaatgtcgcacaaagtgctcatatcatTCCCTCTcggggcatattagtgttgttttttgtttatcaaaaatttcaacggtcaaacgagatccgaattggatgaaattttaaaatggtcactaaatatatataccgatcacatcggatggtgttgatcgattccgagaagtttccttcatagagtcgtttcataatgcgatagttttattataaacctaatataaaggttatgatacattagtggacacttagaCGATCGCCAACTTCAGTTCGacatatggtcgatcgacactagcagatgtgatcggtatatatatagggaacccgtaaaaatttcgtcaattttggacattgtttgaccgtctgtacatatgttcaactaaaaaagaggcgttttgacatattaaaatccatATTGACCGAGGCTTTGCCATATGGGTTTCTTTGGTGTGACCGCACACAATTAGTGACAAAaaataggtgatttcagatattcAAACGGTTTTCGGTGTTTGCATTTTGGTAATCGGTCTTcctttatggcatattagtgttgttttcggtttatcggaaatttcGACAGTCAGATGAGGTaagaattggatgaaatttttacagggtcactaaatatatataccgatcacatcggctgtgtcgatcgatcccgagaagtttctttcatatagtcgcttcataatgcgataattttattatcaatctaatataaaggttatgatacattagtagacacttcggcgattgataactccagttcaaaatatggtcagTGGACATCAATATATgtgataagtatatatatttagggaactcttaaaaatttcgtccgtttgaACATTGTTTGACTgtctgtacctacggtcaactaaaaagatgcattttgacatattaaagtCCCTATTGACCGAGGTTTTGCCAGATAGGTTTTCTTGGTGTGACCGCACACaatcagtgacaaaaattaggtgatttcaaatatgcaaacgttTTCGGtattcgcattttggtaataaGTTTTCATTTATGACTATTAgagttgttttcggtttatcgAAAATTTCGACAGtcagacgaggtccgaattagatgaaatttttacagggtcactaaatatatataccgatcatatcggctGGTGTTGATTGATCGCGGGAAGTTTCGTTTCATATatttgcttcataatgcgatagttttattctaaatctaataaaatatatatgtataatattttattatttgacgaGTTTTTACGGGCCGTTGCGGGATTTTAGCACATTGGGCCCACGTACCAGGTCAGATTTCACCTCTCTAATCTAAACTCGACCCTCTACTAATGGAAACAGACTTTCTCATGGACCAGATAAAAGCCTATCGAATTTGCAGGACTCCGTGGATTTTTCAGATCCGCGGGTTAAACTAGTCGCAGAGCACAAGTGAAGGCTGTGAAGGCAAAAGTTTCCCTTTAACCGCGGTTGGGTTCCAATCATGGTTAAAATCATTGGTAAATGAATCTGGCAGCAAAAAGCTAAAGCCTATACTGTCACAGAGAGCCATCAGCACCTTTATCATAATAGCTCTATAGACCCATGGCCTTCCCCTAGTCACCCTCCCTCCCTCTGCTTCTTCACAAGGTcatcattctctctctcactctctctctctctctctctctctctctctctctctctctctaaaattCTCTTTATAATAATAACCCCATCATCATCTCCCTTACTGCAAAAAGCAAAACCCACAAGACCTCAGAGGCTCAGACACTCCCTGCTCCAAAATCCCAGTCATTTTCAACCTTCATCACCATTCTCTGTGTTCCTtggcaagaaagaacaaaatgGTTGACAAAAATGATGGCTTGGGTTTGAGTCTGGGTCTCGGTTTGGGTTCCAGACCCAACCACttttcctcttcctcccctTTGCACTTGAATCTCGTGCAGATTCCCTCAGAACATCACCGAGGTTTTGGAGTCATTGGATTTACTGGTATGTTCTTACGTTACGGTTTTATtagtcttttgttttttttcttatcatCAGATCTGTTTCTCATGGTTTTTTGGGTATTTGCAGGTCGAAATGCGACGGCGTTGCGTCGAGGAATCGACGTGAACCTTGCGCCGGCGGCGGTGGGGGATTCCGAGGAGGAAAACGGCTTGTCGTCGCCGAACAGCACGGTGTCGAGCCAGAGCGGGAAGAGGAGCGAGAGAGGCGACGAGAACGAGGCGGAGAGGACGTCGTGGTCGGCCGGAGGCAGCGACGACGAGGACGGCAATGGCGGCGGCGACACGTCGAGGAAGAAGCTCCGGCTCACCAAGGAGCAGTCTGTGCTGCTTGAGGACATGTTCAAGGACCACAACACTCTCAACACGGTTAGTGTCAGTTCGGTAATTTCCCCCTTAGCTTCAGTGGCATTTCTGTTATTTTAACCACACAGGAGGGCGTTTGGGTAGCCTACTTATTCTGTCTGCTCTTTTTTCCAGAGGCAAAAGCAGGAACTGGCACAGAGGTTGAACCTGAGCGCAAGACAAGTTGAGGTTTGGTTCCAGAACAGGAGGGCAAGGTGAGAAATTTCTTCATTGCCTCAAGGGTGGAATTGTCATTTGCCCCCACTGTTACATTCCAAACAGCTTTCACAGTTCTCAAGTGCGTGCATTCAATGATACGAGTTACTTCTTGTTACACCCAGTAAATGTCACTCTCATTGTAACTGTCCACCAAAAACTCTTCAGTAAATTTAGAAAGAGTTGCACATAGTTTCAACTTGGGTTAAAATTACGTATTGGTATTTGGTAAAATGCTTGATGGGgattcacttttattatgcaTTTATGTTAATGCAGGACTAAGTTGAAGCAAACAGAGGTGGACTGTGAGCAACTCAGGAAGTGCTGTGAGAATCTAACAGAAGAGAACAGGAGGTTGCAGAAAGAAGTGCAAGAGCTTAGGGCACTCAAGCTTTCTCCACAGCTCTATATGCAAATGACCCCTCCCACCACTCTCACCATGTGCCCTTCATGTCAATGTGTGGGCGTCTCATCCTCATCGGCCTCATCTGCTAGTGCTACTGCAGCTTCCTCCACAGTTCTGGAAACCGGTCCAACTGGCCAGCCAGGGCTAGCAGTCCAGCGGCCTGTTCCAATCAGCCCGTGGGCGACATTGCCAATCCCGCAACATCGACCAGTTGATTCGCCGGCGCCCACCTCTAGGTCGTGATTCCTTGTTGGAAGAAGGGGAATTAGTCATTAGAGAAGCTGATGGTTGTAGTCTGACATCTTGGTCATTGGGAGGAAATGAGTGACAAATGTATATATGGTGGTTAGGGAATTAATTTGGTTGATGAAAATCCCCACCCTTTTATTTCTGTCATCTTCTTGTTTCCTTTTGCTTTGTTCTTCTCAGTTTTGGGGCTTTTATGAATATTGGTATATAGCCAAATTATGAGAGAGATGAAAATAGGGTTGGTGGAGAAGCAAGCACACAGTCATGTTCATACATTGCAACCTTTAGGGAATGTAGAAGTTACGTGGGCACAATAGTCTGAATTTGTTTACACGTGACTGACAAGCAGGTAAACATCGAAATTGACCATATTCCTGCAGAGCTTCACCTTTGAACATTGTTAACTGGCTTTCCTTTTAGAGAATAATCCAAAATACAAATGCAATTGAGTGAAATAAACATTGAAATTGACCACATTGCTTCACCGCTTCACCCTTAAACATTGTGATCTGGTTTTTCCTTTTAGAGCATAATCCAAAGCAAATCATACAAGTGCAATCGAGTGAACGGCTGAATTGCGGAACGTAGACCATTTTGACCTATTTCGTACATTTATGTTGCATACAGACATGCCAAAAGTTAAACAGTTTTTCTCTTGTAGCGCTTGTAGAATTTTCTCGTATTAACGGTTTACAACTACAATGGAAACCAACACAATCAAAAACATGGGAAGCACCACAAAGGATTTGATATTGAGACTTTGCTCAGGCAGAAAAATCAGCACCATGATACAAAACTTTCTGTATGAGCATTTGCAGTAAGTTACAGTGAAGCCCCAAATGTTCTAGTTTAATGTACATTTAAGCAAGAATATCAACCTTACT
This genomic interval carries:
- the LOC126801885 gene encoding homeobox-leucine zipper protein HAT3 produces the protein MVDKNDGLGLSLGLGLGSRPNHFSSSSPLHLNLVQIPSEHHRGFGVIGFTGRNATALRRGIDVNLAPAAVGDSEEENGLSSPNSTVSSQSGKRSERGDENEAERTSWSAGGSDDEDGNGGGDTSRKKLRLTKEQSVLLEDMFKDHNTLNTRQKQELAQRLNLSARQVEVWFQNRRARTKLKQTEVDCEQLRKCCENLTEENRRLQKEVQELRALKLSPQLYMQMTPPTTLTMCPSCQCVGVSSSSASSASATAASSTVLETGPTGQPGLAVQRPVPISPWATLPIPQHRPVDSPAPTSRS